The genomic segment NNNNNNNNNNNNNNNNNNNNNNNNNNNNNNNNNNNNNNNNNNNNNNNNNNNNNNNNNNNNNNNNNNNNNNNNNNNNNNNNNNNNNNNNNNNNNNNNNNNNNNNNNNNNNNNNNNNNNNNNNNNNNNNNNNNNNNNNNNNNNNNNNNNNNNNNNNNNNNNNNNNNNNNNNNNNNNNNNNNNNNNNNNNNNNNNNNNNNNNNNNNNNNNNNNNNNNNNNNNNNNNNNNNNNNNNNNNNNNNNNNNNNNNNNNNNNNNNNNNNNNNNNNNNNNNNNNNNNNNNNNNNNNNNNNNNNNNNNNNNNNNNNNNNNNNNNNNNNNNNNNNNNNNNNNNNNNNNNNNNNNNNNNNNNNNNNNNNNNNNNNNNNNNNNNNNNNNNNNNNNNNNNNNNNNNNNNNNNNNNNNNNNNNNNNNNNNNNNNNNNNNNNNNNNNNNNNNNNNNNNNNNNNNNNNNNNNNNNNNNNNNNNNNNNNNNNNNNNNNNNNNNNNNNNNNNNNNNNNNNNNNNNNNNNNNNNNNNNNNAACTTTAGGAGTACAGTACTTTCTGAAACTCAAACCACAAGAGAACATATCATGGAGGAAGAGAGTACCAGCATACGAATAAATGTTGTCTTCCCAGTACCATTCTCCCCAAGCATAACAATAATCTGAGAATCAGTGAATTCACCTTCTGACACTCTCAACCTGAAGTTTCCTTGAGTTTTGGTCATTGTGGGGTACTTGTACCTAGCGTACGACTGAATTTCTTCAGCACTTTCTTGTGGAGTCTCAGCAACCTtcgaacaaaagaaaagaccaTTAAGGAACAATATTGACTCCCTTCGTAAGATAACTTTGCCTCTTCACAATACAAAAAGAAGTTTACCTTGAAGGTCAAAGATTCATCTCTAAAACGTAAATTTTCTGTAGGAACAAACCCAGCCAAGAAAATGTTGATTCCTTCTCTAACAGAGAAAGGGAGAGTCACCACACCATAGGCTCCTGGTTTCCCATAAAGACAGCAAATGAAATCCGACAAGTAATCAAGAACACTGAGATCATGCTCCACAACAATGACGTAGCtggaagaaagaaaatactGTTAGTagctaatttttctaaaaaatatatatcagaaGTTGGAAAAACCAAACCTATTAGGCCTCAGTAGAGAACGAACAACTTGAGCAGCTTTGAGTCTTTGCTTAACATCGAGGTAACTAGATGGTTCATCAAACATGTAAATCTCTGCATGTTGTATGGCAACAACAGCGATTGCAAACCTCTGCAGCTCACCACCAGATAAATTCTCAACATCACGGTCAATGACCTGGTTCAGCTCCAGATCAGCACAGAGCTCTGCCTTCTTACCTCTCTCATCTTTCTGGTCAAGGACCTCTCCAACATTGCCTCGAACAGCTTTTGGGATGTGGTCGACATATTGAGGCTTTATAATGGCCTGCCATGAACAGGATATCAGAACTTCCTCAATTGAGCTGCTTAAACCATTAAATAATACCTAGCTACGTCATGGAGACAAATAGTAAGATCAGTTTCGATTGTACCTTTAGATTATCTTCAAGAATACGGGTGAAGTAGTTCTGAAGTTCTGACCCACGGAAGTGAGTCAAGATTTCTTGCCAGTCTGGAGGACTCTGTTCAAGAGGAAACATAAGAATACATCGACTAGGAAAGAGACGCAATCTCGAAGACATAAATATAGAAACTAAAGAGAGGCTATTACAGTGAAACGGCCCAAATTAGGTTTAAGCTTCCCAGCCAAAATTTTCAGAGCAGTTGATTTTCCAATACCATTTGTTCCAANcaaaaaacatatatcaaaagTTGGAAAAACCAAACCTATTAGGCCTCAGAAGAGAACGAACAACTTGAGCAGCTTTGAGTCTTTGCTTAACATCGAGGTAACTAGATGGTTCATCAAACATGTAAATCTCTGCATGTTGTATGGCAACAACAGCGATTGCAAACCTCTGCAGCTCACCACCAGATAAATTCTCAACATCACGGTCAATGACCTGGTTCAGCTCCAGATCAGCACAGAGCTCTGCCTTCTTACCTCTCTCATCCTTCTGGTCAAGGACCTCTCCAACATTGCCTCGAACAGCTTTTGGGATGTGGTCGACATATTGAGGCTTTATAATGGCCTGTCATGCACAGGATATCAGAACTTCCTCAATTGAGCTGCTTAAACCATTAAAATAATACCTAGCTACGTCATGGAGACAAATAGTAAGATCAGTTACAATTGTACCTTTAGATTATCTTCAAGAATACGGGTGAAGTAGTTCTGAAGTTCTGACCCACGGAAGTGAGTCAAGATTTCTTGCCAGTCTGGAGGACTCTGTTCAAGAGGAAACATAAGAATACATCGACTAGGAAAGAGACGCAATCTCGAAGACATAAATATAGAAACTCAAGAGAGGCTATTACAGTGAAACGGCCCAAATTAGGTTTGAGCTTTCCAGCCAAAATTTTCAGAGCAGTTGATTTTCCAATACCATTTGTTCCAACCAACCCTAGCACCTGCCCCGGCCTTGGAACTGGGAGCCTAGAGGTAAAGACAGATTTTTAATTGTCTAAACTAGAAGAGGGGTCAATTATCCAGGAATTCGAATAGCTAAACAAACCTGTGCAACTTAAAAGTGTTTGGCCCATAACGATGGGTAGTATCTTTCTCTAAGTCTCTCGGAAGATTGATAATCTGAATGGCTTCAAATGGGCATTTCTGCAATTGTGAAACAGCGGAGAACATTTAGCGTCCccgttttccaaaaaaaatttcaacggCAAATTCGATACTGTAAAGAGCCTATGCATACATACCTTCACACAAATACCGCAACCAATGCACAACTCCTCTGAGATAAAGGCAAGCTTGGAACCAACAGTCACCTCAATACAAAGTTTCCCTAAGATAAAGGCAATTTGATACATTAGTGGCAACGAAATTTGTAAAGTTACAACAAAAACTTCAAGTAAGAACGACAAGCTAACGAATCCTCTCTGTACTTATTCGTGAGACACACATGAGATAGCCAATCAACTACAGTACAGTGATAATAAATAACTCCATACGCAAGACCACGAATTCAAAATTTGGATAAGAATATACACCTGTCTTGACCACAGGACAACTCTTCTTGCACTCTTGGCGACATTTCTTTGGCTTGCAACGGTCTGAACTCACAATAGCAATACGTGTCAATCGATCTGCCATCTCTCAAGTGATCTACAAAATACATGAAATCTATAGTTTAACTGCCTGAGGAAGATGCAACATATGTATACACAATATGATAGAAacggaaaaaaaacacaattggtAGTCTGCACAAAACAATTTGTCACCACTATGATAACTAGTATAACTATTATTAGAAAACTAAATCTACCAAAATGGAGACATCACGCTTAGGAAAAGGCACGAAATGAAAGTACATAGGAAACCAGTTATAGAGCTAACTTGATTACCccaagataataataataacaatactGAAATGATTAATTGACAtgcaaaaaaatttagaatcaaGGTAACCTTTAAACTCAAGCTTGGAAAACGCAAATTCAATACTTGGAATAAAAGGGTGAAtcgaatttataaaaaaaaaaagtgtgaataTGATTGTAAATAACAAAGTTGGACACTTTCAATACAATCAAGAGATAGAAAACAACAAATCCAAACACTTTCAATACAATCTCAGATGTAAGAACTCAACTGCTAAATACAtcgagaaacaaacaaacacaaagaagacCCAAAACTTGTAAATCGGTGACATATCGGAAAATCACCTGAGATgaaatccaaatctctccaATCGAAGAGAAAAGGGATATATTGAGATTAGTACCTGAGATAATTGAGAGATTCGGATCGAGGGGTAAGAGGTTTGATTGATTGAAATGAAAAAGCGTGTGCCGATTCTTCTAAGGAATCAGCGGAGAGCACACGCACCTGAGAGTTACGCTTTGCCcaaaatgaaccaaaaaaaagataaaaggctaaactttagggttttctgaattatctgattttgtttgaccCGATTCGCTTTTAATTGGGCTTGGGTCGGTTACTTTATATGTCGTGTCGGAAATGGAAAGCCCCTTCacatgtaataataatatttgaatgtgttttgttgtgttgtgctgttttgttttacataaaaCTTGTCAAAATCTTCCAACTTTTAGTTTCTTTACTCTTaaggaaagtttttttttccttttttctgtaTAGTTTTATCTGTTCATTTGGGTTAACAAATTATTAATCATACGTCATATATTGAATTAATCAAAATGATCTCTATAAAAttgaataagtaaaaaaattgttctcAGTAAAAGTGAAAGCTCTAatcagtagaaaaaaaaaacattattgcaCGACCTTGTCACAAGGTCCTTGTGTCCTAGTCTCGTTATTGCAtagaatgttaaattaattttgtttgcttttcttttaaattcatAAAAGAACATGAGATAAGCATGAAAGTACCTAGAGCATCATTACTGAGAGTTACTCAGTGGATTACTCTTGGATTTAGGCCCagattaataataaaaactcatATATGGATCCATGAAGCTGAGAATCGTTGCTGTCGGAAACATTCCGAACAACCCCTTAAGAACGATACATGGCGTCTCATGAATGGTGGGTTCGTAAATATAAAACcgtttttttctcatttctttttccctttcttcccgactgtctctctcttctctctcgtttctAAAGGCGAGAGAACATGCAATTCTTGTGAAATCGGAGAAATCAATAGATTTACGTCGAATTCATTGAATTTTTCGGCGTAAACTGGTTGTTTGTTGGTCACCCGGAGGCGATGGCTTCCAGATCAGCATAACCGTCAGATACGACGGTTCGGTTCTCACGACAAACGACGGCGAAAGTTTATTTTGGTGAGAAAACGATGGTGGAGGTTTTTTCTGGTGGCCTACAGCGAACGGCGAGGTCCACTGGCTAACTAATCGGAAACGAGAAGGTTCGTCTTCTCAATTCTGATTTATTGCATGTTTTGTTGATTCATATCGGGTGGTCTTTAATTGTTAGGGTTTTGGATGTTTTCGATGATTATTAGGCGTAGATTATGAGATTATTCTGATGTAAAATTGATTACAAGATTAGTGTTATGTTCAATTGATTATGAGATTAGTTTGATGTTCAATTGATTTGGAGATTTGTTTGGAGGgtttagggcatctccaaccccactctattttagagtcaaatctctattatagagcaataTTTGCTCCAACCATGCTCTATATATTACTCTAAAATTGAGAAAATGATaagattgctctatatatagagcaactcttttctcacctctatttttttacactaactctattttagagttgaaaatagagtaatacatggAGGAAAACAATGTTCTATTtttgagttactctattttagaggaaaaaatagagatatacattaGAGATGGTCTTACGAGTTTAGGTTGTAATCGATTTATTGTCTGATAGTTTTTTATGAGATTAGAtatgtttatcttttttgttataTGGGTTTATGGTTGTAATCgatttattgtgtttttttatgaGATTAGTCTGCTGTTCTTATTAAGAGtagaatgtttttgtttttcttattagtctgttgtttttattgtttttggtggaaccgcacaataaatcttatttcgaattttatttaatatttcgaattttattaaatatgtttactatttcgaatattgtaaaatatgtttaatattccaaaatttataaaattttattgttttctattttatgtaatataaaaattttaaataactgttttgtcattttagataattaaactttgataattaataaacacaaattaaaaaattattatataaatgattgAGCAACCTTCTTTGGAGTTCTCTAGTAGAGGAGTGATTTTGTTTAAGTTCTCTCAAGGttactttaattaatttagcaTTACTTCACCAACATCAAATTATCAAACACAAGAGatagtgaagaaaaaaagaagcaaaaaccaatcacaaactgtcattaaaatatcaaaacatagATAGTTTCAAAGGACCTGCTATTGAGAGATTAAAGAAACCTCTTCTGCAGAGACCATAAAGGGGGTTTTAATACTAGCACTCTCCAAATTATTTCCTCAACCAGCAATCTCTAAACCGACATAGTTAAAATGATATGTATATGTTTGAAGGGGGGATTATTAGAAACATCGGTCAGGTAATAAGACTATACTGGAGGAGAGGACCATAGGGGACGTTTTTGAGATTACTTCCACTTCTTGAATTTGCCTCCTCCTCCGAACATACCATGTTTCCCGTGCTTTCCATGCTTGAACTTTCCTCCATGCTTGAATTTGCCTCCATGCTTTCCGTGCTTGAACTTACCATGACCATGACCACCAAAGCCATGAGCAGGGCCATGGCCGTAACCTCCATGTCCTACATGCCCTGCATGCCCGTAAGGGTTGTGAGAGGCATGACCAACATGGTGAGCTCCATACGCTGCTGCGGCTGCACCAGCTGCGCCAGCTATCATTCCTCCGAGTCCACCACCAGAATGTCCTGGATGAAGCAAGAAAAAAAGTATTACATAGAGAACCTCAAAGTCGCAGAAATGCACAGAAGAGACCACAAAATTTTTCATATGATAActtcaatcaatcaaaaactgCACTTCTACTTAGACCGTTAAGGTTAAAACATCAATGTATATCTAAGTAACActccaaaaacacaaatgaaaaaaGGGCAGGAAACTCAACAACCATCAACAATTACAAGCTACAAGGACGCTCTTTCTTAGTTTTTGCACAATAACCATCAATAATTACGAACTATTGTCCTATCAATCTTCAAACTAGACACAAATCAACAGAACTCCATAatagccccaaaaaaaaactacaaaggAGAGATCTTTAACGGGATAATACCTGAATGGTGAGCTCCAGGTGCAGGGTAGCCTGCAGGAGGATAACCTCCTTGTGCAGGAGGATAACCACCAGGTGCTTGAGGGTAAGCACCGGGAGGATATCCAGCAGGCGGGTAACCTCCAGCTGGAGGATACCCTTGTGGTGGGTAACCTTGTGGAGGATAGCCACCTTGACCAGGTGGGTAATGATGTCCTCCTCCTGGGAAACCATGAAACCCTTTCTCTTGCTCATCATGATGCTTGTCTTTACCACCTCCCATTGTTAATACTCAATtcagaaaaattaaaacctacAAATAGAGATTATGATACATCATTAGGGTCAAAGatcaaacaaaacttaaagACTTGCTAGGTTCATAAACAAATCTGAGACATAATCACAGATCAAAACCAGAGTACATCTTAAGAATACAAAACAATCATTTCAGCAACGAAGAAACGCGGATCGATCATTCAGATCAAGAGAACGATCACAGATACGATATACGGGTTCGATTGAAAACACAGTATACGAACGATCACAGATAAAAGTGCGATCAAAAGGAAGATTAGAGAATACATACCGATACGAATTGCGAAGTCAGAACGAAATTGGAATAAAAGAACAAAGTTGGGATATATAATGGATAGGCGTGGGTGTCCgtatccaataataataattacttaACGCGTTACCATTTTTTGAATAAGCAAattttgcattattttatatcttttattgttttctagTCCTTTTATTGCTATAGCAATCACAAATCGAATACTGTAGTCTTCATTTCTCTCTTAAATCCgtatatataaacagaaaacaaattacTCAGAAAATAATCTTGAATACAatcaatttatttcttttgagttttatgaGCTTATTATGCATAATGCCTAGAAGAATATGTGGTCTTTTGGATATTTGTGGCTCTAATTGGgtgtttaaaatatttacaaaaaagtaTTGGGGTTTAACGAGAGTATGTAAAACTTAAAGGTCAAGTTGTAGATAAAAATATCTACGTCGTGGGAACACGCAATGGACACGGAGTTCTAAGAAATAAGAAGATGGTTAAGCAAAATATCTTTTAAAGTGTCTTAAAAAGTCTTTTATCCTTCTTTAATAGGATTACATACCAAAACAATATTGGTTTGGTGGAGGATAAAATAAAGTAGATTGCCAATAGAATCTGGTCCTCCACA from the Camelina sativa cultivar DH55 chromosome 12, Cs, whole genome shotgun sequence genome contains:
- the LOC104731639 gene encoding glycine-rich protein A3-like — protein: MGGGKDKHHDEQEKGFHGFPGGGHHYPPGQGGYPPQGYPPQGYPPAGGYPPAGYPPGAYPQAPGGYPPAQGGYPPAGYPAPGAHHSGHSGGGLGGMIAGAAGAAAAAYGAHHVGHASHNPYGHAGHVGHGGYGHGPAHGFGGHGHGKFKHGKHGGKFKHGGKFKHGKHGKHGMFGGGGKFKKWK
- the LOC104731638 gene encoding ABC transporter E family member 2 isoform X1, producing the protein MADRLTRIAIVSSDRCKPKKCRQECKKSCPVVKTGKLCIEVTVGSKLAFISEELCIGCGICVKKCPFEAIQIINLPRDLEKDTTHRYGPNTFKLHRLPVPRPGQVLGLVGTNGIGKSTALKILAGKLKPNLGRFTSPPDWQEILTHFRGSELQNYFTRILEDNLKAIIKPQYVDHIPKAVRGNVGEVLDQKDERGKKAELCADLELNQVIDRDVENLSGGELQRFAIAVVAIQHAEIYMFDEPSSYLDVKQRLKAAQVVRSLLRPNSYVIVVEHDLSVLDYLSDFICCLYGKPGAYGVVTLPFSVREGINIFLAGFVPTENLRFRDESLTFKVAETPQESAEEIQSYARYKYPTMTKTQGNFRLRVSEGEFTDSQIIVMLGENGTGKTTFIRMLAGLLKPDDTEGPEREIPEFNVSYKPQKISPKFQNSVRHLLHQKIRDSYMHPQFVSDVMKPLQIEQLMDQEVVNLSGGELQRVALALCLGKPADIYLIDEPSAYLDSEQRIVASKVIKRFILHAKKTAFIVEHDFIMATYLADRVIVYEGQPSIDCTANCPQSLLSGMNLFLSHLNITFRRDPTNFRPRINKLESTKDREQKNAGSYYYLDD
- the LOC104731638 gene encoding ABC transporter E family member 2 isoform X2 produces the protein MADRLTRIAIVSSDRCKPKKCRQECKKSCPVVKTGKLCIEVTVGSKLAFISEELCIGCGICVKKCPFEAIQIINLPRDLEKDTTHRYGPNTFKLHRLPVPRPGQVLGLVGTNGIGKSTALKILAGKLKPNLGRFTSPPDWQEILTHFRGSELQNYFTRILEDNLKAIIKPQYVDHIPKAVRGNVGEVLDQKDERGKKAELCADLELNQVIDRDVENLSGGELQRFAIAVVAIQHAEIYMFDEPSSYLDVKQRLKAAQVVRSLLRPNSYVIVVEHDLSVLDYLSDFICCLYGKPGAYGVVTLPFSVREGINIFLAGFVPTENLRFRDESLTFKVAETPQESAEEIQSYARYKYPTMTKTQGNFRLRVSEGEFTDSQIIVMLGENGTGKTTFIRMLAGLLKPDDTEGPEREIPEFNVSYKPQKISPKFQNSVRHLLHQKIRDSYMHPQFVSDVMKPLQIEQLMDQEVVNLSGGELQRVALALCLGKPADIYLIDEPSAYLDSEQRIVASKVIKRFILHAKKTAFIVEHDFIMATYLADRVIVYEGQPSIDCTANCPQSLLSGMNLFLSHLNITFRRDPTNFRPRINKLESTKDREQKNAGSYYYLDD